A window of Bos taurus isolate L1 Dominette 01449 registration number 42190680 breed Hereford chromosome 19, ARS-UCD2.0, whole genome shotgun sequence contains these coding sequences:
- the ATXN7L3 gene encoding ataxin-7-like protein 3 isoform X7, giving the protein MPPLSSGQQGGEGRWQPLEVPWTHTNIPPQCVQPCCRPLCYEQSEHRLHKSSQMKMEEMSLSGLDNSKLEAIAQEIYADLVEDSCLGFCFEVHRAVKCGYFFLDDTDPESMKDFEIVDQPGLDIFGQVFNQWKSKECVCPNCSRSIAASRFAPHLEKCLGMGRNSSRIANRRIANSNNMNKSESDQEDNDDINDNDWSYGSEKKAKKRKSDKNPNSPRRSKSLKHKNGELSNSDPFKYNNSTGISYETLGPEELRSLLTTLIFLFQQCGVISEHTKKMCTRSLRCPQHTDEQRRTVRIYFLGSSAVLPEVESSLDNDSFDMTDSQALISRLQWDGSSDLSPSDSGSSKTSENQGWGLGTNSSESRKTKKKKSHLSLVGTASGLGSNKKKKPKPPAPPTPSIYDDIN; this is encoded by the exons ATGCCACCATTAAGCTCTGGGCagcaaggtggggaggggaggtggcagCCGTTGGAGGTGCCTTGGACTCACACCAACATCCCCCCCCAATGTGTGCAGCCGTGTTGCCGCCCGCTGTGCTATGAGCAGTCAGAGCACCGTCTCCACAAGAgttcacaaatgaaaatggagGAAATGTCTTTGTCTGGCCTGGATAACAGCAAACTAGAG GCCATCGCTCAGGAGATATACGCGGACCTGGTTGAGGATTCTTGTTTGGGATTCTGCTTTGAGGTACACCGGGCTGTCAAGTGTGGCTACTTCTTCCTGGACGACACGGACCCTGAGAGCATGAAGGATTTTG AGATCGTGGACCAGCCGGGTTTGGACATCTTTGGACAGGTTTTCAACCAGTGGAAGAGCAAGGAGTGTGTTTGCCCCAATTGCAGCCGCAGCATTGCCGCCTCCCGTTTTGCTCCCCACCTGGAGAAGTGCCTAGGAATGGGTCGGAACAGCAGCCGAATCGCCAACCGCCG GATTGCCAATAGCAACAACATGAACAAGTCAGAGAGTGACCAAGAGGATAATGATGACATCAATGACAACGACTGGTCCTATGGCTCAGAGAAGAAAG ccaagaagagaaaatcagacAAG AACCCCAATTCCCCTCGAAGATCCAAgtctttaaaacacaaaaatg gggaacttagCAATTCGGATCCTTTTAAG TATAACAACTCAACTGGGATCAGCTACGAGACCCTGGGGCCGGAGGAGCTGCGCAGCCTGCTCACCACG CTTATATTCCTCTTCCAGCAATGTGGGGTGATTTCTGAACACACCAAGAAGATGTGCACAAG GTCCCTACGCTGCCCCCAGCATACAGATGAGCAGCGGAGAACCGTGCGGATTTATTTCCTCGGATCCTCAGC TGTCCTTCCAGAGGTCGAGAGTTCCCTGGATAATGACAGCTTCGACATGACTGACAGCCAGGCCCTGATCAGCCGGCTTCAGTGGGACGGCTCCTCTGATCTCTCACCCTCTGATTCAGGCTCCTCCAAGACGAGTGAGAATCAGGGGTGGGGTCTAG GTACCAACAGTTCTGAGTCACggaaaaccaagaaaaagaaatcccatcTGAGCCTGGTAGGGACTGCCTCCGGCCTGGGCTCCAACAAGAAGAAAAAGCCAAAGCCACCGGCGCCCCCGACGCCCAGCATCTATGATGACATCAACTGA
- the ATXN7L3 gene encoding ataxin-7-like protein 3 isoform X4 — protein sequence MPPLSSGQQGGEGRWQPLEVPWTHTNIPPQCVQPCCRPLCYEQSEHRLHKSSQMKMEEMSLSGLDNSKLEAIAQEIYADLVEDSCLGFCFEVHRAVKCGYFFLDDTDPESMKDFEIVDQPGLDIFGQVFNQWKSKECVCPNCSRSIAASRFAPHLEKCLGMGRNSSRIANRRIANSNNMNKSESDQEDNDDINDNDWSYGSEKKAKKRKSDKNPNSPRRSKSLKHKNGFSVCTSASNTLPLLFSSSGELSNSDPFKYNNSTGISYETLGPEELRSLLTTQCGVISEHTKKMCTRSLRCPQHTDEQRRTVRIYFLGSSAVLPEVESSLDNDSFDMTDSQALISRLQWDGSSDLSPSDSGSSKTSENQGWGLGTNSSESRKTKKKKSHLSLVGTASGLGSNKKKKPKPPAPPTPSIYDDIN from the exons ATGCCACCATTAAGCTCTGGGCagcaaggtggggaggggaggtggcagCCGTTGGAGGTGCCTTGGACTCACACCAACATCCCCCCCCAATGTGTGCAGCCGTGTTGCCGCCCGCTGTGCTATGAGCAGTCAGAGCACCGTCTCCACAAGAgttcacaaatgaaaatggagGAAATGTCTTTGTCTGGCCTGGATAACAGCAAACTAGAG GCCATCGCTCAGGAGATATACGCGGACCTGGTTGAGGATTCTTGTTTGGGATTCTGCTTTGAGGTACACCGGGCTGTCAAGTGTGGCTACTTCTTCCTGGACGACACGGACCCTGAGAGCATGAAGGATTTTG AGATCGTGGACCAGCCGGGTTTGGACATCTTTGGACAGGTTTTCAACCAGTGGAAGAGCAAGGAGTGTGTTTGCCCCAATTGCAGCCGCAGCATTGCCGCCTCCCGTTTTGCTCCCCACCTGGAGAAGTGCCTAGGAATGGGTCGGAACAGCAGCCGAATCGCCAACCGCCG GATTGCCAATAGCAACAACATGAACAAGTCAGAGAGTGACCAAGAGGATAATGATGACATCAATGACAACGACTGGTCCTATGGCTCAGAGAAGAAAG ccaagaagagaaaatcagacAAG AACCCCAATTCCCCTCGAAGATCCAAgtctttaaaacacaaaaatg GGTTCTCTGTCTGTACCTCTGCATCAAACACCCTtccccttcttttttcttcttcaggggaacttagCAATTCGGATCCTTTTAAG TATAACAACTCAACTGGGATCAGCTACGAGACCCTGGGGCCGGAGGAGCTGCGCAGCCTGCTCACCACG CAATGTGGGGTGATTTCTGAACACACCAAGAAGATGTGCACAAG GTCCCTACGCTGCCCCCAGCATACAGATGAGCAGCGGAGAACCGTGCGGATTTATTTCCTCGGATCCTCAGC TGTCCTTCCAGAGGTCGAGAGTTCCCTGGATAATGACAGCTTCGACATGACTGACAGCCAGGCCCTGATCAGCCGGCTTCAGTGGGACGGCTCCTCTGATCTCTCACCCTCTGATTCAGGCTCCTCCAAGACGAGTGAGAATCAGGGGTGGGGTCTAG GTACCAACAGTTCTGAGTCACggaaaaccaagaaaaagaaatcccatcTGAGCCTGGTAGGGACTGCCTCCGGCCTGGGCTCCAACAAGAAGAAAAAGCCAAAGCCACCGGCGCCCCCGACGCCCAGCATCTATGATGACATCAACTGA
- the ATXN7L3 gene encoding ataxin-7-like protein 3 isoform X5 yields MPPLSSGQQGGEGRWQPLEVPWTHTNIPPQCVQPCCRPLCYEQSEHRLHKSSQMKMEEMSLSGLDNSKLEAIAQEIYADLVEDSCLGFCFEVHRAVKCGYFFLDDTDPESMKDFEIVDQPGLDIFGQVFNQWKSKECVCPNCSRSIAASRFAPHLEKCLGMGRNSSRIANRRIANSNNMNKSESDQEDNDDINDNDWSYGSEKKAKKRKSDKLWYLPFQNPNSPRRSKSLKHKNGELSNSDPFKYNNSTGISYETLGPEELRSLLTTLIFLFQQCGVISEHTKKMCTRSLRCPQHTDEQRRTVRIYFLGSSAVLPEVESSLDNDSFDMTDSQALISRLQWDGSSDLSPSDSGSSKTSENQGWGLGTNSSESRKTKKKKSHLSLVGTASGLGSNKKKKPKPPAPPTPSIYDDIN; encoded by the exons ATGCCACCATTAAGCTCTGGGCagcaaggtggggaggggaggtggcagCCGTTGGAGGTGCCTTGGACTCACACCAACATCCCCCCCCAATGTGTGCAGCCGTGTTGCCGCCCGCTGTGCTATGAGCAGTCAGAGCACCGTCTCCACAAGAgttcacaaatgaaaatggagGAAATGTCTTTGTCTGGCCTGGATAACAGCAAACTAGAG GCCATCGCTCAGGAGATATACGCGGACCTGGTTGAGGATTCTTGTTTGGGATTCTGCTTTGAGGTACACCGGGCTGTCAAGTGTGGCTACTTCTTCCTGGACGACACGGACCCTGAGAGCATGAAGGATTTTG AGATCGTGGACCAGCCGGGTTTGGACATCTTTGGACAGGTTTTCAACCAGTGGAAGAGCAAGGAGTGTGTTTGCCCCAATTGCAGCCGCAGCATTGCCGCCTCCCGTTTTGCTCCCCACCTGGAGAAGTGCCTAGGAATGGGTCGGAACAGCAGCCGAATCGCCAACCGCCG GATTGCCAATAGCAACAACATGAACAAGTCAGAGAGTGACCAAGAGGATAATGATGACATCAATGACAACGACTGGTCCTATGGCTCAGAGAAGAAAG ccaagaagagaaaatcagacAAG CTATGGTATCTCCCATTCCAGAACCCCAATTCCCCTCGAAGATCCAAgtctttaaaacacaaaaatg gggaacttagCAATTCGGATCCTTTTAAG TATAACAACTCAACTGGGATCAGCTACGAGACCCTGGGGCCGGAGGAGCTGCGCAGCCTGCTCACCACG CTTATATTCCTCTTCCAGCAATGTGGGGTGATTTCTGAACACACCAAGAAGATGTGCACAAG GTCCCTACGCTGCCCCCAGCATACAGATGAGCAGCGGAGAACCGTGCGGATTTATTTCCTCGGATCCTCAGC TGTCCTTCCAGAGGTCGAGAGTTCCCTGGATAATGACAGCTTCGACATGACTGACAGCCAGGCCCTGATCAGCCGGCTTCAGTGGGACGGCTCCTCTGATCTCTCACCCTCTGATTCAGGCTCCTCCAAGACGAGTGAGAATCAGGGGTGGGGTCTAG GTACCAACAGTTCTGAGTCACggaaaaccaagaaaaagaaatcccatcTGAGCCTGGTAGGGACTGCCTCCGGCCTGGGCTCCAACAAGAAGAAAAAGCCAAAGCCACCGGCGCCCCCGACGCCCAGCATCTATGATGACATCAACTGA